tcgttgtatttcaatgtattcgattgaggtaAAATGTATgagcaagaatgcaccgcatgtgcccagttcgcattcgacggaggatagaaagataatgctcgaaagaggaggcacgcccttgactcgcccgagaaaggcgtggcaagcggctcacagcaagtgtgcagatagacagcgggacagtcacggtactgctaaattgcgataatacgttgataagaaatacgcggcgctggcgagTTTTGTTGCGCcatcctctgtgcttgaagcgcggaagcactgtgctgcgcagggtgcgctcatgctgtcatacgcggctttatctcgacatttctttttgcctgctgtcattgcacgttccttgctatctccgttcactgactgccaccGACTAagctcgggtaaaactcgggcgaacgagaaactcggcgcatcctgcatagcaccccagatcGTTAAATAACTGCGTGATTTATGCTGACCATCCGATTTCTGGCCACACACGCATCATGAGCATTCACCGTGGGCTTCCACGATAGCAACAAGTCAGACACTAGAAACTCGCAATGGCACCGCCACAGCTTGTGGAGTCCTTTCCGGGTGCCTCACAGAAGTCGCGACTCACTGATGAAGCATATAGGATGTACCATCTAACATTAGCCAAGCGGCTACAAGAACAAAAGTGAAAGACACGGTGCAAGATTCGATTTTAGTATCTGCGGTGTTCGGTCGCCACACCTCTGACAACTGAACATCGTAGGCCTTTTAATCGTATCTAGCACCATGTTTCCTAAatattttgttttttatttgaacagcttggctaacgttagctgggacacacggtatacgtTAATGTCATCAAGCGAATGATATGCATTGGTTACGTTTAATAAATGTGGCCAAGGGAATGAAACAGATTGGCAGCTTTTAAAGAATGCCGCCAATTGAATAAAACGTATGGACAATTTTTGAGAAATGCCCTTCAGTGAACGAAACGAATGGGTAATTCCTAATCAATGTCGACAAGTGAAAGAAATAGAGTGGCAACTTTTAATAAAGGTCACCAAGTGAATGAAACGAATTGGTAACTTTTAATAAATGTTGGAAAGTGAATGAAAGAGTAATAACGTTTAATAAATGTCGCCAGCTGAATGAAATAGATTGGCAGCTTTCAATAAATGTCGCCATGTGAATGGAACTGATTGGTAACTTTTAATAATGAAATATAGGCAACTCATGAAAGCATAAAATAATTAACACAGTACGACAGTAATGTCTGCGTCGCATAACAGTGCAGGATACACAGGTTGGCAAACAGACTGGTTCACACTTATTCAGTGACACAGCACAAACACGCACTCTTTGCAAAAAGTTTCGTATGCGCACCCTTCAAAGTCAGAAGTCTCATTAACAAAAAGACATGCAGGGACGCCATGTTCTCGCTTCACAACGTAGAATGCCTCATCGAGTCCAGTTTCTTCCGTGCAGGTCACTAACGACAAACCGACCGCACGTTTTAGATAAGTCTGACGGACCCTGTTCAGCGTGGACTAGGCTTTGTTTCAGCACTGTGAGAGCCTAGTTGCTCCCTCGCCGCTGGTGGCCTGTAAGACGCAGTGGTTTCCTCGCTGGAATTTTCAGGTAGACCTTCGAGACTTGGCTGTTTTGACGAAGATACGTTGCGAGCACTTTCTATGGCGACGGGGAGGAGTGTAGGGAAAGCAACCGCACTGGTGTGCTCAGCACGTTGTGTGGTACTGAGAGGAAGTTCGAGTGTAGTGGGCGTCGCAGGTGTCGACTGCATCTGAGGTAGTGCACTCACAATGTCCGAAGCCTCGACCGGAGCTGCGTTTGACGTTCGATGGCCTCGATTCTGCTCGGACACCTGCCGTGCTGGTGGGCCGTGAGCGCTTCGCTTTGGGTACTTTATAAATTTAGCTTCCAGGAAGAAGCCAGTTCCAGGCGAGTGGGCCGCGTAGAGTGGTGATTTCTTCCTAATGAACGTTGCCTGCGGCTCACTCACGAGAGCTGTACGCCGCTCTGGAGGAGGTGATGTTAATTTCGTTGAACCGCGGTCCTCTCGAACGTCACTCGACGACACGCTGCTGGCATTGGACGACCCAAGTGTCTCGGAAAACGCAGCTGACAGCAGTTCCGTTGAATCTTCTTTCACCGCGAGCGGACCTGCGCTGACAGAATCACTCACGTGTAGCTCATGCTGTGGCTCAGCCGTGACAGGATGGACCAGGCTGAGGTTAGCCGAAAACGGGGATAGTTCCCGAGAATCGACTTCCGCAACCTGCGTGGACCTCTCGTGTTCCATCTTGGTAGGCGGCGCTGCCGGGACCTTCTTGGCGGCCACGTACGGTCGCACTTTGCCGAGGTGCGTCTTGTTGACTGCAACGGAAGGGGAAGTCGGGAACCACATGGAAGTCCAAGGCGTCGAGCCTTGTCGGGGTCTCTTGTACCTCCAGCCCGGTCGTCGGGCCGACGGGTGACCGGCAGGCCGACGACCTTTGACCTTTCGTCTCTTGTGAGGAGCCGGGCTGTACGGTGGAAGGCGGGGCGACTGCAGCAGGGCAGTGGGTGTCGGTCCCCGCGCGTAGAGCAGTCCATTGTTGTATCGGTCGGCACCCTGCCCCCAATGGAGGGGGGCAGGGCTCGTTAATTGCTATCTCTTCTTGCCGTGCAGGAATCCGTGGAACGCGGCGAACTTGCTGTGCTGGCACGAGGCCCTCCGGCGAGGACACGGGTAGCGGCTGACGCAGTTGGCGAACTCCAAGTCGCACTGGCACAGCTGCTGGCCGCAGTGGGCGTGCGGGCTCAGCGAGGACGGATGCGCTGCAAGCGTCCACAAAGCGCACGTTGAGCACACTGAGGCTTCGTCCTCGTTCACAATTAGAAACAAGAACAAAGCTAGAATGTGAGTTTCGCATCGCCATTAACATATACTGCACGTTCTATATGGCCTGCATCTATAATACTAAACGATTATATGGGATCCTGTATGAAAACCCTACATGTCCCCGCATAAACCAACATGCCCACATAGAATTGAGGTACAGTGAATACGAGTATATTGGTCAACTAGTTGAAGAGGACGCCTCCTACCTGAAGCTCAACTGATGAAGACACATTGGGAAGACACACGACAAGTTTTGTGCTGCATGGTGAAAGGAGTGCTCGTAATGCCTGCTCTTGTTCTCAAGTTGTTCATACCATGAATGTTTATCAACTTCCTCAAGACAACACGCTCGATGAATGCGCGAGGCCGACATGTTTATTTTATTGAAGTTCTTGTAGTCTTTACTTGTTTATCTCTGTTTTTGGGCTAAGCACGCCTACCAGGAAATTTAAATTTCTTCCTGCACTTTTTCATTTCCCACGGCGTGTTCTGTCTAAGCCCATTCGAATTATATACAGTATGACGAGCTGGGTAAACGTATCCGCCAGAGCGTAGTTGTGAATCAGTTGGCGCTCACATTGTCATTTCTTTGTGATTCAAGTAATGGGAAACAGGCTGAAGTGCCTCAGACAGTCTAGCCGACGTTTTCATAATCAGACCTGCTTTTGTGAAAGCTCGCTTTTCACAAACGCATGTCACGTATAAAGAATCGTCCAAGTTTCGTCTGAAGCCGTTATAGTTTACCCTGGTTCTACACGTTTTTCATTTCCAGTATGCTTTCCGCATCTTGGAGCCTACATCCTGAAACCAACCGCGCCGGGAGCGCAGAAAAGGCCTATCCATTTTCATATCTGATGGAAAGTCCAAGCGACAAAAAGCGCGACGAAGTTGAAACTAAAGGTCGCAGTGGGTGCTGATACGGCCCTCCGTTTTGCGTGGCAAGCATCTGCCGATACGTGTGTGTCGTACATGACACCATTCAAACTGCGTCACACACTTCGTCACGGGGCATTTGCGTCTGCCGTACAGTGGAGCGCACTCGGTTTCGATATTGTCTCACTGAGCGTTAAAATTCGATCATGAATACCTTGAATTAGGCGTGATTTTCAAGATGAATGGATATATGTTTATTGCGATAGGGATGGGTTCTTAGCCTGTTTTGGGGAAAGAGTTGAGGGATAAAAAATAAGGGTGCTATAAAGTATGACTGCATGCCTCCAAATGTATCATATAAACAACTGCCCCTAAATGTGTAATAAAATCTAAATGTAaatgttttgttaattagtcttctgCAATTGACGTTGTTAGAGGCTAAGTTTGTCACCATCGTCTAGGAACTCCTCTGCAAAAACGCCACGTTAGTCACGCTCATCGCCTTTTCATTTAAAAAGAAATACCTATTTAGTTCAAATAACTCCTGTATAGCTTCCATTAGTTGACCGTTCCATTTTTGTAACAATATTTCTATATCATCATGTCAGTGCCCAGGTCTGACATTGTGGGGTGCTACGAAGGTCGCATTTCATCCGTAGGATTCCGGGCCTTGCGTGAGCGCGGACAGTTCTCGTCCTTATCTGCACCATCCGTGGAACGCCTGGAGTTACACTTGAGTAACATAAAACCAGCGAACTGATTTTGGTCACACGCGAAGTGGCTTAGACTTGTAATGACCACAGTGCATCGTGAACAGTTGGCAACCTTCCTTCGGTCAGCACGATCAGCGCAGGAAGCTGTCTTATCCTCAATTCGCCTTTGGTAAAGCGCTCCTCACGAGGACCTGCCGAAAAATTTGTTTATAGACTGGAAGTTACAAATAGCCGTCCGGGGAGTGTCCTCACCTGAAGCATTTTTCAAGACGATCGGGTAATAGCGGAGACGGGAGCAAATGGAATGTTGCTAAGCGATGGTGGGAGGAGGTGGGCAACCACCAGCAGCAGAAGCTTTCTTCAATTACCTAGACCGACGTCCGCAAGTGACGTTCATCTCCTGGCATCTTTCATATGGTCGTCAAGGGTTCACGTCATGTTTACGTCACAAGGCCCACCTTCTCGTTTTCCTGTATTCATTGGTTGCGGCGCGGCGTATTTTCGATGGCGGGCTTTGCACACGCGAGCGTTATTGTACACCAGTAGGAACGGGGTTCCCCACCTTTCCTTTAATTTGATTTTCAGAAACTAGGGAACCAGAGATAATCAGGGGGGTtttgtgcaccctgtgtttcccgggaattactgctgtgttgtttACGTTGCTGCTTATTTTCTTGTGAGCTGCAGTTGGGACTCGTGACGGTCTAGACGAGAGCTATGACATCGTTTCTGCTGGTGAGAAAACTGGCTGTTCAGGGGATAAGGGCGTGCAGGTTTTCGTTCTACTCTTCCTCCGTTTCCGCGGCGTACACAGGTGTAATATTTCGCATACAAGCTCGTCAACGCTTGATTTAAACACTGCGTctgattttttgttttgtttttcacaattCCCCAAACCTGGTAAGGGACCCTTTAGCTACTAACACTCTAACACAGAGCTTTCAGGATAGACTAAACCCAAAGGCTCGACTTGGTCACTGAGCAAGTGAAAGATTGACTGTTCAAATTAACCTTTGATTGTTGATCAGTGATCGGAATTAGGCctgtatgttttctttttctaaaatgCTAACACATCAGAAGAGTTTTGGTCGCAATCTTGACTATACTTTCAGGGCAAACATTTGTTCGGAACTCGGTCCCACTAGACGATTTCGCTGCACCAGCACTTAGCACTATGGGCTCCATCGCTCTTCGAGACAGAGCTCCGCAGGATAACAAGGAGTGCGCCTGACCGCAGTGTGCCATGCCGGGTGTCAGGCAGTGCCAGTCGTAGGGTAGAAGGTACAGGGACAGCTTGGAGCACGGGGACTGCGAGTAGCACCAGTCGTGTTCCAGGCAGCAGCTGCGAGACGGCAGACAGAAAGACACACTCAGGGTACTTGTTAGACGGTAATACAGAGAGATCGTTGTTCGCTGTGAATATTGCACACTTCGTGCGAAATCGGTAGCGAGGTCAGTAGGACAACCTTTTACAGCGCTTAAAGGCTAACTGCTACGAAATTTGACTATGGCAAAATTATAAGTGAGTACTACATACTCACATACTCATAACCacgagtgcacacggcaggcattgccaaatcctgactgggagcttgtaactgtcgttgacaagaaaagtgtgcaatcattgcattctaccggtgctaacatatggggcagaaacgtagaggttaacaaagaagctcgagagcaatttaaggaccacacaaagagcgatggaacgaaaaatgttaggcctaacgttaagagacaggaagagagtggtgtggatcagagaacaagcggggatagccgatattctagttgacattaagcggaagaaatggagctgggcaggccatctaatgcgtaggatggataatcggtggaccattagaattacagaatggataccaagaaaagggaagtgcagtcgaatacggcagaaaactagatggggtgatgaagttaggaaatttgcaggcgcaagttggaatcagctagcgcaagacaggggtaattggagatcacagatagaggccttcgtcctgcagtggacataaatataggctgatgatgatgatgactacatACTATTGAAGCAATCTGGGTAAAGCTGCAGCGCTGCTAATTGTCCAATTCATTTATTTATGTAAGCTAGCCGAA
This Dermacentor silvarum isolate Dsil-2018 chromosome 6, BIME_Dsil_1.4, whole genome shotgun sequence DNA region includes the following protein-coding sequences:
- the LOC119456424 gene encoding basic phospholipase A2 PA-5, giving the protein MSERRVVSRRRSESGGGLLLKKQGSAVRHESLLSRVPAEERHRAGARARRSIVQLASMLKCVSGCNPLSYRGYGCFCGYMGDGTPVDHIDSCCLEHDWCYSQSPCSKLSLYLLPYDWHCLTPGMAHCAHPSSLSPHAHCGQQLCQCDLEFANCVSRYPCPRRRASCQHSKFAAFHGFLHGKKR